One part of the Acidobacteriota bacterium genome encodes these proteins:
- a CDS encoding phosphotransferase — MSTEFAELADELGSYASVLCHRDFHAANLMLDGQNKMRIIDHQDARIGSPAYDLVSLLLDRITELPSPEFLAIKRRYFLDVRRTLGLPKIDEGEFAYEFRLQTLQRCLKAAGTFSYQSAVRQKTYFVQYIQPMFRIVFRSGSNLDRFPNLLRIVEKEIAKYSSN; from the coding sequence TTGTCCACTGAATTTGCGGAACTGGCCGACGAACTCGGATCATATGCGTCAGTCCTTTGTCATCGTGATTTTCACGCGGCAAATCTAATGCTCGATGGACAGAACAAGATGCGGATCATCGATCATCAGGACGCAAGGATTGGTTCCCCCGCGTATGATCTCGTTTCCCTTCTTTTAGACCGCATTACCGAACTGCCGTCACCTGAGTTCCTGGCTATAAAGAGGCGATATTTTCTCGATGTTAGGCGAACCCTCGGCCTTCCGAAGATCGACGAAGGCGAATTCGCCTATGAGTTTCGTCTTCAAACCCTGCAGCGCTGCCTAAAGGCCGCTGGGACGTTCTCATATCAGTCTGCTGTTCGCCAAAAGACCTATTTCGTCCAGTACATCCAGCCGATGTTCCGGATCGTATTTCGTTCCGGTAGTAATCTCGACAGATTCCCTAATCTCTTGAGAATCGTCGAAAAGGAGATCGCTAAATATAGCTCCAATTGA
- a CDS encoding MFS transporter: MKTFPKNDRKEIFGWLMYDWANSVFSTTVLGVLIGDYITTLAQSAVGENGVVISLGGYDLVTAKSVFAYTIGLSVFLQVFFLPFLGAIADYTHLKKTFMMFFCFLGAFACCLLFFVEGNLYLLGCAFVMVSNRGCGTAIICYNSFLPDITTEDRRDRVSSWGFAAGYLSGALVLIANLVFLKNAESLGITLEYAVRLCLLASGIWWGGFAIVTFLLLKTRQPVRSIPEGQHYIFAGLRELKSTVFELFKLKQTLAFLVAYLLYNDGIQTVITASSIFLSQELFVSKGIPTDRTVLFIAFLIAQIVAFIGALVFERIAHFTTTKTAIIIALFIWSGIVIYAYGFLSTVTQAYVMSGLIGFVLGGSQALSRSLFSQMIPAGRESAFFGFYEISERGTSWIGPIVFGLVAQLTNSYRPAILALIVFFVVGSTILFFTNTDQAIRDAGNKLPGELPAA; this comes from the coding sequence ATGAAAACATTTCCAAAGAACGACCGAAAAGAAATATTTGGTTGGCTAATGTACGACTGGGCGAACTCGGTCTTTTCGACCACCGTTCTTGGAGTTTTGATCGGCGACTATATTACGACGCTTGCTCAATCGGCAGTCGGTGAGAATGGCGTGGTCATCAGCCTCGGAGGATATGATCTGGTTACGGCGAAATCTGTATTTGCCTACACCATTGGGCTTTCCGTCTTTCTTCAGGTCTTCTTTTTACCTTTTCTCGGGGCGATCGCCGATTACACCCATCTCAAAAAGACATTCATGATGTTTTTTTGTTTTCTGGGTGCTTTTGCCTGCTGTTTGTTGTTCTTTGTTGAGGGCAATCTGTATTTGCTCGGATGTGCGTTTGTGATGGTCTCAAATCGCGGTTGTGGTACTGCGATCATCTGTTACAATTCGTTTCTCCCGGATATAACGACCGAGGATCGCCGCGATCGTGTTTCTAGTTGGGGTTTTGCAGCCGGTTACCTCAGCGGAGCTCTTGTTCTGATAGCGAATCTCGTGTTTTTGAAAAATGCTGAGTCACTTGGCATCACACTCGAATATGCAGTCAGGCTGTGCCTGCTTGCCTCGGGAATTTGGTGGGGCGGTTTTGCTATCGTTACATTTCTATTGTTAAAGACCAGACAGCCTGTTCGCTCAATCCCTGAAGGGCAGCATTATATTTTCGCGGGGCTACGCGAATTAAAATCAACGGTCTTTGAACTCTTCAAACTCAAGCAGACACTCGCATTTCTTGTCGCATATTTGCTTTATAATGACGGCATACAGACTGTGATAACTGCGTCGTCCATATTCCTGTCGCAGGAATTGTTTGTATCAAAGGGAATACCGACCGATCGAACTGTGCTGTTTATCGCATTTCTGATCGCTCAGATAGTTGCATTTATCGGGGCACTCGTCTTTGAACGGATAGCTCATTTCACGACCACAAAGACCGCGATAATCATTGCGCTTTTCATATGGTCCGGGATCGTGATTTATGCGTACGGTTTTCTGAGCACGGTCACCCAAGCCTACGTGATGAGCGGATTGATCGGATTCGTTCTTGGAGGTTCGCAGGCCTTGTCAAGGTCGCTATTCTCACAAATGATACCGGCCGGCCGCGAGTCGGCGTTCTTTGGATTTTACGAGATCTCTGAACGAGGAACTTCGTGGATCGGTCCGATCGTTTTCGGCCTTGTGGCACAACTTACAAATTCCTACCGGCCTGCGATACTCGCTCTCATCGTATTTTTTGTGGTCGGGAGCACGATCCTGTTCTTTACAAACACCGATCAGGCGATCAGAGATGCAGGAAACAAGCTGCCCGGCGAACTGCCGGCGGCTTGA
- a CDS encoding NDP-sugar synthase, protein MKAMILAAGFGTRLFPLTIDRTKPAIPFLGKPLVGYVAEYLARYGITETVVNLHHQPDSVIKALGDGRGFGVHIDYTREVPKILGTAGALDNAREHLENDTFLIVNGKIITDIDIGAALETHRSSGALATMVLKPNIKREKFTIVETKDGMVEGFGDFARPFTEEEIRDTVHEPYSPPMFTGIHIMEPRVFDYIPRGVYSDIVPTFYNPAIKNGERIAAHLTEANWFELSTIPRYLDISLAMMNGADVHFGRNCTMLGMASIKDSVIWDDVEIGDGAMLYRTIVADGVRIGPGEHFENAAIVRAEMLRNCSEIPEKALKGYIQGDNYVVPLN, encoded by the coding sequence ATGAAAGCAATGATCCTCGCGGCCGGATTCGGCACGCGGCTTTTCCCATTAACGATCGATCGAACCAAACCGGCGATTCCCTTTCTCGGAAAGCCGCTGGTCGGCTACGTCGCTGAATATCTCGCTCGCTATGGAATTACCGAAACTGTCGTTAATCTGCACCACCAGCCGGATTCTGTTATCAAGGCCTTGGGCGACGGCAGGGGTTTCGGCGTTCACATAGATTACACCCGCGAAGTGCCAAAGATCCTCGGAACCGCCGGAGCACTCGATAATGCCCGCGAGCACCTCGAAAATGACACATTTCTGATCGTCAACGGCAAGATCATTACCGACATCGACATCGGAGCTGCCCTCGAAACACACCGCAGTTCCGGAGCACTCGCTACAATGGTGTTAAAGCCCAACATAAAGCGAGAGAAATTTACTATTGTCGAGACTAAAGACGGCATGGTCGAGGGATTTGGCGATTTTGCTCGTCCGTTCACCGAAGAAGAGATCCGTGATACTGTGCACGAGCCCTATTCGCCGCCGATGTTTACGGGAATACATATAATGGAGCCGCGGGTCTTTGATTACATTCCGAGGGGTGTGTATTCAGATATCGTCCCGACATTCTACAATCCGGCGATAAAGAACGGCGAAAGGATCGCGGCCCACCTGACGGAAGCGAACTGGTTCGAACTTTCAACGATCCCTCGATATCTGGACATAAGCCTTGCGATGATGAACGGAGCGGACGTCCATTTCGGACGCAATTGTACTATGTTGGGAATGGCGAGTATTAAGGACTCGGTGATCTGGGATGATGTCGAGATCGGCGACGGTGCAATGCTCTACCGAACCATTGTCGCTGACGGCGTCAGGATAGGGCCGGGCGAACATTTTGAGAATGCAGCGATCGTCCGGGCAGAAATGCTTCGCAACTGTTCCGAGATCCCGGAAAAAGCACTTAAGGGATACATTCAGGGCGATAACTATGTAGTTCCGCTAAACTAG
- a CDS encoding prepilin peptidase — protein MHIILLASLEALLGIPDWLGLVLVFVLGTCIGSFLNVVIHRVPNELSLLPSSACPNCKASIRFYHNVPIFGWLMLGGKCKDCKEPISWRYPAIEALTGLVFLIVYMQIGLTPYLPVAFAFVSTMIALIFIDAGHMILPNVITYPLFVIALVIRVVYPIVFEGNYFTDTAYAPISYLNTWPAWAVSLAGALFGALVGGGSLWLVGAIWKALRGVDAMGLGDVKLLLGLGALLGWRLTILTIFIGAFTGAIAGILVIARQKEEDMQTQIPFGIFLGIGSIIALLFGDRMIAWYLDRFV, from the coding sequence ATGCACATCATACTTTTGGCTTCGCTCGAAGCGTTACTTGGCATTCCCGATTGGCTGGGCTTGGTTCTTGTGTTCGTGTTGGGGACGTGTATCGGCAGCTTTCTGAATGTTGTCATCCACCGCGTACCGAATGAGCTTTCACTCTTGCCTTCATCGGCTTGCCCGAATTGCAAGGCCTCGATCAGGTTCTACCATAACGTGCCGATCTTCGGCTGGTTGATGCTCGGTGGTAAATGCAAAGACTGTAAGGAGCCCATCTCTTGGAGATATCCGGCGATCGAGGCCTTGACGGGCCTTGTGTTCCTGATCGTTTACATGCAGATTGGGCTGACGCCATACCTACCTGTCGCATTTGCGTTCGTTTCGACGATGATCGCTCTTATTTTTATTGACGCCGGGCATATGATCTTGCCGAATGTGATCACTTATCCGTTGTTCGTCATCGCTTTGGTCATTCGAGTGGTGTATCCCATCGTGTTTGAAGGAAATTATTTTACCGACACCGCATATGCGCCGATCTCATATTTGAACACCTGGCCGGCATGGGCCGTTTCGCTCGCCGGGGCGTTGTTCGGAGCATTGGTCGGCGGTGGTTCACTTTGGCTCGTCGGTGCGATATGGAAGGCACTGCGTGGCGTAGATGCGATGGGGCTTGGCGATGTGAAGCTGCTCTTAGGATTAGGTGCTCTGCTCGGATGGCGTTTGACGATATTGACGATATTCATCGGAGCATTCACCGGTGCGATCGCGGGTATTCTCGTCATTGCACGACAAAAAGAAGAGGACATGCAAACGCAGATACCGTTCGGTATCTTTCTCGGCATCGGTTCGATAATAGCGTTGCTCTTTGGTGATAGGATGATCGCTTGGTATCTTGATCGGTTCGTTTAG
- the ptsP gene encoding phosphoenolpyruvate--protein phosphotransferase, with protein MKEQATIPVVGDRTESRIRARVVSRGIAVGTAVCLHGRKRQFFRIEITPDKVETEINRLRTAVKTADEQLEKITSRNSPDITNAIAEILDVHLLFLRESSLVSNCELAIADKLVNAEWAVKLVSDEYLDRYRAIADDHLREKAADLKDVTERILDTLSGNESSMRLPENPIIVANEIRPSTMLEFLRKRPAALVTEQGGWTSHVFIMAREMGIPAVAGVRNILRRIKTGDLLGVDALDGEIVRYPTEESQYQLAAKLESIDRSYIRIGDPVGSVSTLDGVKIRIAANVDKPDACRHAVDIGTNGIGLLRSEYLFEHLNALPDEDTQTAAYREVSSIAGPAGIRIRTFDIGIEQTSPRLNIRERNPALGLRAIRLSLVQERLFRVQIRSILKAATNANVRIVLPLVSGVEDIKRSLAIIKNEWTKLEEQGVPCGQPQLGAMIELPSAVFSINEILRYVDFVCLGTNDLVQYMVGVDRDNESVADWYQTLHPAVIRAVKTVLAASEAASVEAVMCGEMAGSPFYTPLLLGLGAREFSMNLHSINAVRRLIAGVAYQDTLELVDHIKDIETAPEIEDFLLTFYRDRWPDLFPPEIFTARFVNHR; from the coding sequence TTGAAAGAACAGGCCACAATCCCTGTCGTTGGCGACCGGACCGAATCACGGATCCGTGCCCGCGTAGTTTCTCGCGGTATCGCTGTCGGTACGGCCGTTTGTCTTCACGGCCGAAAGCGTCAGTTTTTTCGGATCGAGATCACGCCGGATAAGGTCGAAACAGAGATCAACAGATTACGGACTGCCGTCAAAACAGCAGACGAACAGCTAGAGAAGATCACATCTCGCAACAGCCCTGACATAACAAATGCGATCGCCGAAATTCTTGACGTGCATTTACTTTTCCTCCGCGAATCGTCACTCGTTTCAAATTGCGAACTCGCTATTGCCGACAAATTGGTCAACGCCGAATGGGCGGTCAAATTGGTTTCCGATGAATACCTCGACCGGTACCGGGCCATTGCCGACGATCACCTTCGGGAGAAAGCTGCTGACCTCAAAGATGTCACCGAACGAATATTGGATACGCTCAGCGGTAACGAATCTTCCATGAGGCTGCCTGAAAATCCGATCATAGTCGCGAACGAGATCCGGCCATCGACCATGCTGGAGTTCTTGCGCAAAAGACCGGCGGCTCTGGTGACCGAACAGGGTGGATGGACATCGCATGTTTTTATTATGGCTCGCGAAATGGGCATTCCGGCTGTTGCGGGAGTTCGAAATATTCTGCGTCGGATCAAAACCGGCGACCTCTTGGGTGTTGATGCATTAGACGGCGAGATCGTTCGTTACCCGACCGAAGAAAGCCAATATCAACTTGCAGCAAAACTTGAGTCCATTGACAGATCATACATTAGGATCGGCGACCCGGTCGGGTCCGTATCTACCCTCGACGGTGTCAAGATTCGAATTGCCGCGAACGTCGACAAACCCGATGCGTGCAGACATGCGGTCGACATCGGCACAAACGGTATCGGCTTGCTTCGTAGCGAGTATTTGTTCGAACATTTGAATGCTCTACCTGACGAAGACACTCAAACCGCAGCCTATCGGGAAGTCTCTTCGATCGCCGGGCCGGCCGGAATTAGAATACGTACTTTTGATATCGGCATCGAACAAACATCCCCACGTCTAAACATTCGCGAAAGGAATCCGGCACTTGGGTTGCGTGCTATCAGGTTAAGCTTGGTTCAGGAGCGACTGTTTCGCGTTCAGATCCGATCTATACTGAAGGCCGCCACTAATGCGAATGTCCGCATCGTGTTGCCTCTTGTTTCAGGCGTTGAGGACATAAAGCGTTCCCTCGCGATCATAAAGAATGAGTGGACGAAGTTGGAGGAACAGGGAGTTCCGTGCGGACAGCCCCAACTCGGAGCGATGATCGAATTGCCTTCCGCGGTCTTCTCGATAAACGAGATTCTCCGATATGTAGATTTTGTCTGCCTTGGAACCAATGATCTAGTTCAATACATGGTTGGCGTTGACCGTGATAATGAATCGGTCGCCGATTGGTACCAGACTCTGCACCCCGCCGTTATCCGGGCCGTGAAAACCGTTCTTGCTGCATCCGAAGCCGCCAGTGTAGAGGCGGTTATGTGCGGCGAAATGGCTGGGTCACCGTTCTACACCCCACTCCTCCTCGGGCTCGGTGCCCGCGAATTCAGTATGAATTTGCACTCTATCAATGCAGTACGAAGACTGATCGCGGGTGTCGCGTACCAAGACACGCTCGAATTGGTAGACCATATCAAAGACATCGAAACCGCCCCCGAGATCGAAGATTTCCTGCTGACGTTCTACCGCGATCGATGGCCCGATCTCTTTCCGCCCGAAATATTTACGGCTCGCTTTGTTAATCACCGCTAA
- a CDS encoding VCBS repeat-containing protein: MALLKKFSSISLLTLVGFLFVAGVTESSAQAFSEDFAVVPVAGWTTQNNSVPVGSTGWFQGNSTVFPAQAGAATSYIGANFNNTTGTNTISNWLIAPNRTMSNGDQYKFWTRTTTANPFPDRLQVRLSTNGASTNVGTGSTAVGDFTTLLLDINPMYDVDYPEVWTEFTITISGLAGPTSGRIAFRYFVEGGGPTGDNSNYIGIDTFSYTPSPAPAADAPVDFNGDGRTDYVVVRNTGGGGAGQVTWFWNLNNSATPTAASAWGLASDSFFSEDFDGDGKDDIACWRPGAPTVATFYILQSNGNVLRQETFGQTGDDPTVVGDYDGDGKADLAVYRGGAAAGDPSTWFYRTAPNGPVTYVGWGQNGDFVAPGDYDGDGKADFVVQRNNGGGQARFWTRLATGTVSTTVFGTPTDVIVPGDWDGDGKTDIATIRASAGAIQWQYLASSSSIINYIVFGASATDFPTHGDYDGDGKTDAGVWRAGTFWSRSTATAATSGVPLGASGDFPIANYNTH; encoded by the coding sequence ATGGCTTTACTCAAAAAATTTAGCAGTATTTCACTGCTGACTCTCGTTGGATTTTTATTTGTTGCCGGTGTCACCGAGTCGAGTGCACAGGCGTTTAGTGAAGATTTTGCGGTCGTCCCGGTTGCGGGATGGACTACGCAGAATAATAGTGTGCCGGTCGGTTCGACCGGTTGGTTCCAGGGAAACAGCACCGTTTTTCCGGCACAAGCCGGTGCGGCGACATCCTACATCGGTGCCAATTTTAACAATACGACCGGAACGAACACGATCAGCAACTGGCTGATCGCACCGAACCGTACGATGAGCAACGGCGACCAGTATAAATTCTGGACGCGTACGACCACGGCCAACCCTTTCCCTGACCGCTTGCAGGTTCGTCTTTCGACGAATGGTGCGAGCACGAATGTCGGTACCGGGTCGACCGCAGTTGGCGATTTCACAACGCTGCTTCTCGACATCAACCCGATGTATGACGTCGATTATCCTGAAGTTTGGACGGAATTCACGATCACGATATCGGGCCTCGCAGGTCCGACGAGCGGCCGCATCGCGTTCCGCTACTTCGTCGAGGGCGGCGGTCCGACCGGTGACAACTCGAACTACATCGGTATCGACACATTCAGCTACACACCCTCCCCGGCACCTGCTGCGGATGCTCCGGTTGACTTTAACGGTGACGGCCGTACAGACTACGTTGTCGTCCGCAACACCGGCGGCGGCGGTGCCGGTCAAGTTACCTGGTTCTGGAACCTCAATAATTCGGCAACACCAACGGCTGCTTCGGCTTGGGGATTGGCGTCGGATAGTTTCTTCTCTGAAGATTTTGACGGCGACGGTAAGGATGACATTGCTTGTTGGCGTCCGGGTGCTCCGACCGTCGCAACCTTCTATATCTTACAAAGTAACGGAAACGTTCTTCGTCAGGAAACGTTCGGTCAGACGGGCGATGATCCAACTGTGGTAGGTGACTATGACGGCGACGGAAAAGCCGATCTTGCGGTCTATCGCGGCGGCGCAGCCGCAGGTGATCCCAGCACATGGTTCTACCGAACGGCACCGAATGGCCCTGTCACCTATGTTGGTTGGGGACAAAATGGCGATTTTGTGGCACCGGGTGATTATGACGGTGACGGCAAGGCCGACTTCGTTGTTCAACGTAACAACGGCGGCGGACAGGCACGTTTCTGGACTCGCCTTGCGACAGGAACCGTTTCAACTACGGTCTTCGGAACTCCGACTGACGTTATCGTTCCCGGTGATTGGGACGGTGACGGTAAAACCGATATTGCTACCATTCGCGCGTCCGCCGGTGCAATTCAATGGCAGTATTTGGCAAGTTCGAGCAGTATTATCAACTACATCGTTTTCGGAGCTTCGGCAACTGACTTCCCGACACATGGCGATTATGATGGCGATGGCAAAACAGATGCCGGCGTTTGGAGAGCAGGAACATTCTGGTCACGCAGCACGGCTACCGCTGCAACATCGGGAGTGCCGCTTGGAGCATCAGGCGACTTTCCAATCGCAAATTACAACACCCACTAA
- a CDS encoding LOG family protein, whose protein sequence is MHESSQEKIITIFGGSKCKEDSDEYREAKDLGGRLAEAGFTICTGGYLGIMEAASRGAREKGGRVYGIVMNQFKSEPNRYLTDKVATDHFYDRLQNLITRSVGFVAFRGGMGTVTEISLVWNKLQTRVLGSRPLVLVGDCWPPIVEAWQSSLVVSESDVSILDFAKDASDAAEILIRKTRGVIL, encoded by the coding sequence ATGCACGAAAGCTCTCAAGAAAAAATAATTACGATCTTTGGCGGATCAAAGTGTAAAGAGGACTCCGACGAGTACCGTGAGGCCAAAGATCTCGGCGGCCGGCTTGCTGAGGCAGGATTCACGATCTGCACCGGTGGATATCTGGGCATCATGGAGGCCGCGTCGCGTGGTGCCCGTGAAAAAGGCGGCCGAGTATATGGGATAGTGATGAATCAGTTCAAATCTGAGCCGAATCGCTACCTTACTGATAAGGTCGCGACAGATCATTTTTATGATCGATTGCAAAACCTGATCACACGATCCGTTGGATTCGTAGCTTTTCGCGGAGGAATGGGAACGGTCACCGAGATCTCGCTTGTTTGGAATAAATTGCAGACCCGTGTACTCGGCAGCCGGCCGCTGGTGCTCGTTGGCGACTGTTGGCCTCCGATTGTCGAGGCTTGGCAGTCTTCGCTGGTGGTTAGCGAGAGTGACGTATCGATCCTGGATTTTGCCAAGGATGCGAGCGATGCGGCGGAAATATTGATAAGAAAGACTAGAGGAGTAATTCTATGA
- a CDS encoding TIGR00266 family protein has translation MAGAKFCGSCGFTIPAEPPVAVAPPPPAVQQIQTPIPNNSPIAGGSFHFDSDGRGQGRGYTWAIEHQGAFALAVVNLQAEQAICAEAGAMVSMSSNVDLHSELKGGVFGALKRAVGGESAFVSTFTSKGGPGEVTFAPGAPGDVAGIEIQNQAFCVQSSSYLAGDVSLVIDTKFGGAKSFFGGEGLFVLHVSGTGLLLVSSFGSIHRKVLRPGEQYVVDTGHLVAWEAHLQYNLRKAAKSGYFRSFLSGEGMVAEFTGPGEILIQTRNLAAFAGLLKPFFPSQGGSGGGFSFGSS, from the coding sequence ATGGCAGGTGCAAAATTCTGTGGATCGTGCGGATTCACGATTCCCGCTGAACCACCGGTCGCCGTTGCTCCGCCTCCTCCGGCCGTCCAACAGATCCAGACGCCGATCCCGAACAATTCCCCGATCGCCGGAGGTTCGTTCCATTTTGATTCCGACGGACGCGGTCAGGGACGAGGCTACACATGGGCGATCGAACATCAAGGAGCATTCGCACTTGCGGTCGTTAATCTGCAAGCCGAACAAGCGATTTGCGCTGAAGCCGGTGCGATGGTCTCAATGTCCTCGAACGTCGATCTTCACTCCGAACTGAAGGGCGGTGTGTTTGGTGCGCTGAAACGTGCAGTCGGGGGGGAATCGGCTTTTGTTTCGACATTCACTTCGAAGGGCGGGCCCGGCGAGGTAACGTTTGCCCCTGGTGCTCCGGGCGACGTCGCTGGAATCGAGATCCAGAATCAAGCATTTTGTGTCCAGTCCAGTTCCTATTTGGCTGGCGATGTATCGCTCGTGATCGACACGAAATTCGGCGGTGCGAAATCATTCTTTGGAGGCGAAGGCCTGTTCGTTTTGCATGTCTCGGGCACCGGTCTGCTCCTGGTGTCATCATTTGGGTCTATTCATCGTAAGGTGCTGCGGCCGGGCGAACAATATGTCGTCGACACCGGCCATCTCGTCGCCTGGGAAGCTCATTTGCAATACAACCTGCGCAAAGCGGCCAAAAGCGGCTACTTTCGAAGCTTTCTGAGCGGCGAAGGAATGGTCGCGGAATTCACCGGGCCCGGCGAAATTCTGATCCAAACTCGGAATCTCGCTGCGTTTGCGGGACTGCTTAAGCCATTCTTCCCGTCGCAGGGCGGCAGCGGCGGCGGGTTCAGTTTTGGAAGCTCGTGA
- a CDS encoding tetratricopeptide repeat protein codes for MNAKLLTVGVLAALAGLTGGFILANSFNRTTINALKTQLDQRKPAAAATSPQTGEMSVDPEEIKAKIAEADANPSDIAFQRNLGRGLYRFATIKKDPNLLEEAKRILVRANTLDPKDYEVIVDLGNAYFDLGYFKKDPASFKLARETYEKALAAKAEDADVRTDLALTYFVDEPGDLKKAVDELSKALKVNPKQERALQFLTTTYIRQSDWTNAQKTLDSLKSVNPKNDSIADLATQIETKTYKPQQ; via the coding sequence ATGAATGCAAAACTACTTACGGTCGGCGTCTTAGCCGCTCTTGCCGGTCTGACCGGAGGATTTATACTCGCCAATAGTTTTAACCGGACAACCATAAATGCTCTCAAGACACAGCTCGATCAGCGAAAGCCCGCCGCTGCCGCCACATCTCCGCAGACCGGCGAAATGAGCGTCGATCCCGAAGAGATCAAGGCAAAGATCGCCGAGGCTGATGCAAATCCAAGTGATATCGCCTTTCAAAGGAATCTTGGTCGAGGCCTTTATCGGTTCGCAACGATAAAGAAAGATCCGAACCTGCTCGAAGAGGCTAAGCGAATACTTGTACGTGCAAACACATTAGACCCCAAGGACTACGAAGTTATTGTCGATCTGGGCAATGCTTACTTCGATCTTGGCTATTTCAAGAAAGATCCCGCAAGCTTCAAACTCGCGAGGGAAACATATGAAAAGGCGCTTGCAGCAAAAGCGGAGGATGCCGATGTACGCACCGATCTGGCTCTAACGTATTTCGTTGATGAGCCAGGCGATCTGAAAAAAGCGGTCGACGAATTGTCGAAAGCGTTGAAGGTAAACCCTAAACAGGAGCGTGCTCTCCAGTTTCTGACCACGACCTATATACGGCAATCTGATTGGACTAATGCGCAGAAGACGCTTGATTCATTAAAATCGGTGAATCCCAAGAATGATTCGATCGCCGACCTTGCGACCCAGATCGAAACGAAGACATACAAGCCGCAGCAATGA
- a CDS encoding polysaccharide biosynthesis/export family protein, which produces MIEIQNASTSSGLYTVRNDGTIDFPLAGEYVSVADKTTDEIEGQLSGSISLYSTPQVSVKIAEYVSHGVLVSGLVEVPGFHQIHRDAVPLYVIRSAAGVTQSAKRVTIKRERALGTESYLLSSPNTDRTLIFPGDSVEFSGNL; this is translated from the coding sequence ATGATCGAAATACAGAATGCATCGACATCATCGGGCCTTTACACGGTGAGGAACGACGGGACCATCGACTTCCCATTGGCGGGCGAGTACGTGTCCGTAGCCGATAAGACGACCGACGAGATCGAAGGGCAGCTTAGTGGATCGATATCGTTATATTCAACTCCGCAGGTGTCGGTCAAGATCGCCGAATACGTTAGTCATGGTGTTCTGGTGAGTGGCCTTGTCGAAGTTCCGGGGTTCCACCAGATACATCGCGATGCGGTGCCGCTATATGTAATTCGATCTGCCGCCGGCGTCACACAGAGTGCCAAACGCGTCACGATAAAGCGCGAGCGGGCCCTCGGGACCGAATCTTATCTGTTGTCAAGCCCTAACACTGACCGCACGTTGATCTTTCCCGGCGATTCAGTAGAGTTCTCCGGGAACCTATAG